A stretch of Aedes aegypti strain LVP_AGWG chromosome 2, AaegL5.0 Primary Assembly, whole genome shotgun sequence DNA encodes these proteins:
- the LOC5577628 gene encoding dynein light chain 1, axonemal: MARATTIKEALQRWSTERAGEDPTTAKDIQLQFQWPPIEKMDGTLSTLVECEKLSLSSNMIDKIVGLNGMKNLRILSLGRNYIKTLTGLEVVGETLEELWVSYNLIDKLKGVENLKRLKVLYIGNNSIREWGEFNKLQAVPTLEELLFVGNPLVENIDGVAYQREVLKRLPFLKKLDGEALLADED; this comes from the exons ATGGCCCGTGCAACAACCATCAAGGAAGCCCTGCAACGTTGGTCCACGGAACGAGCTGGAGAAGACCCGACTACGGCAAAAGATATTCAACTGCAGTTCCAATGGCCCCCAATAGAAAAGATGGATGGCACATTGTCTACATTGGTAGAATGCGA aaagCTCAGTTTATCATCAAACATGATCGACAAAATCGTCGGACTGAATGGGATGAAAAACCTTCGTATCCTATCCCTGGGACGAAATTACATTAAAACGTTGACCGGACTT GAAGTGGTCGGTGAAACACTGGAAGAGCTGTGGGTCAGCTACAATCTCATCGACAAGCTGAAGGGTGTCGAAAATCTGAAGCGTCTCAAAGTGCTCTACATTGGGAACAACTCGATCCGTGAGTGGGGAGAATTCAACAAGCTGCAGGCGGTCCCCACTCTGGAGGAACTACTGTTCGTTGGGAACCCTCTGGTCGAGAACATCGATGGGGTCGCCTATCAGCGAGAGGTGTTGAAAAGGTTACCGTTCCTGAAAAAGCTGGACGGGGAAGCTCTGCTAGCGGATGAAGATTGA